The sequence GGGGAGTCGCTGAGCCCCACCGACACCGTCTGCGGGCGCGAGGCGTTCATCGTGTTGTAGCCGCCGACGGACTGGAACCACTGCATGTGCTCGAGGCCGGCGTAGTCCGCAGGCTCGAGCTTCTCGAACTCCGCCGGGTCGCCCGAGGGGAACGAGAACAGCTGCAGCACGTGGAGTCCGAGGAAGCCCGCGGGCTCGAGCAGACCCAGCTCACGGGCCACCATCGCGCCGTTGTCGGAGCCGTGGATGCCGTAGCTGTCGTAGCCGAGCCCGCGCATGAGGCGGTCGTACGCCGCGGCGACCCGACCGACCGTCCAGCCCGTCGAGGCCAGAGGCTGCGAGAACCCGTAGCCCGGAGCATCCGGGATCACGACGTCGAAGGCATCTTCGGCACGGCCGCCGTGAGCCACCGGGTCGACGAGCCGGTCGATCAGGTCGAGGTAGTCGACCGACGAACCGGGGTAGGTGTGCGCGAGGAGCAGCGGCGTCGCACCCTCGTGAGCCGAGCGCACGTGGAGGAAGTGGATGGTCTGGCCGTCGATCTCGGTGGTGAAGTGCGGGACCGCGTTGATCCGCTCCTGGGCCGCAGCCCAGTCGAAGTCTCGCCAGGCGGCGACGGCCTCGCGCAGGTAGGAGTTGGGGGTGCCGGCATCCCAGTCGTCCGTCGGCGACGGCTGCGGAAGACGGGTGCGGGCGAGGCGATCCTGGAGATCGGCGACCTCGGTGGCGGAGACCAAGACGGTGAAGGGGCGGAAGGCGAGCGTCGTGTTTTCCATATCTCGAAG is a genomic window of Microbacterium maritypicum containing:
- a CDS encoding epoxide hydrolase family protein, with the protein product MENTTLAFRPFTVLVSATEVADLQDRLARTRLPQPSPTDDWDAGTPNSYLREAVAAWRDFDWAAAQERINAVPHFTTEIDGQTIHFLHVRSAHEGATPLLLAHTYPGSSVDYLDLIDRLVDPVAHGGRAEDAFDVVIPDAPGYGFSQPLASTGWTVGRVAAAYDRLMRGLGYDSYGIHGSDNGAMVARELGLLEPAGFLGLHVLQLFSFPSGDPAEFEKLEPADYAGLEHMQWFQSVGGYNTMNASRPQTVSVGLSDSPVGLLAYSELFNSFGNGTSLVPLEKILLEVSVNWFANAASGMSRSYLENARADAAAEGAEPRINAARTGVAVFADDFQTIRVFAERDNTNIVHWSRFDEGGHFAALERPDLLADDIRAFFATQS